One Salarias fasciatus chromosome 22, fSalaFa1.1, whole genome shotgun sequence DNA segment encodes these proteins:
- the ubp1 gene encoding upstream-binding protein 1 isoform X3, which produces MVWVLKMDDATIESGLVHDFDASLSGIGQELGAGAYSMSDVLALPIFKQEDSSLPPENETKNPPFQYVLCAATSPAVKLHDETLTYLNQGQSYEVRMLDNRKPGELPELNNKMVKSIVRVVFHDRRLQYTEHQQLEGWKWNRPGDRLLDIDIPMSVGIVEPKTHPSQLNAAEFLWDLNKRTSVFVQVHCISTEFTPRKHGGEKGVPFRIQIDTFALGDGGEYTEHLHSASCQIKVFKPKGADRKQKTDREKMEKRTAQEKEKYQPSYDTTILSEQTRLEPIIEDAGDHELKKSSKRTLPADCGDSLAKRGSCSPWPDNAYASTNQAATPSFTSTPLSTYTTSSVLDSDSSSPNHQADPGSHGNSELSPTASIQDTQKWLLKNRFSSYTRLFSHFSGSDLLKLTRDDLVQICGPADGIRLFNALKSRSVRPRLTVYVCQESPQESPLLERQGANENGEHSLSSSLHVYHALYLEELTAAELIRKMACVCSLPLGKINQVYRQGPTGIHILLSDQMVYNLPDESCFLISTVKDELGEGLHLILK; this is translated from the exons ATGGTCTGGGTGCTAAAGATGGACGACGCCACCATCGAGTCGGGGCTGGTGCACGACTTCGATGCCAGCCTGTCCGGCATCGGACAGGAGCTGGGAGCAGGAGCCTACAGCATGAG tgATGTGCTGGCTCTGCCCATCTTCAAGCAGGAGGACTCCAGCCTTCCTCCGGAAAACGAGACCAAAAATCCCCCATTCCAGTATGTGCTGTGCGCCGCCACCTCGCCTGCTGTCAAGCTGCACGACGAGACACTCACATACCTAAATCAAG GCCAGTCTTATGAGGTGCGTATGTTGGACAACAGGAAGCCCGGGGAATTACCAGAACTCAACAACAAGATGGTGAAG AGCATCGTGCGAGTCGTGTTTCACGACCGCCGGCTGCAGTACACGgagcaccagcagctggagggctGGAAGTGGAATCGTCCGGGTGACCGTCTCCTTGACATCG ATATCCCAATGTCTGTGGGCATCGTGGAGCCCAAGACTCATCCCTCCCAGCTCAACGCAGCGGAGTTTCTGTGGGACCTGAATAAAAGAacgtctgtgtttgtgcag GTGCATTGCATCAGCACGGAGTTCACTCCCAGAAAGCACGGCGGGGAGAAGGGCGTCCCCTTCAGGATCCAGATCGACACCTTCGCCCTGGGAGACGGCGGCGAGTACACAGAGCACCTCCACTCCGCCTCCTGCCAAATCAAAGTCTTCAAG CCAAAAGGGGCCGACCGCAAGCAGAAGACGGACAGGGAGAAGATGGAGAAACGCACAGCTCAAGAGAAGGAAAAGTACCAACCTTCGTATGATACCACTATTTTGTCAGAG CAGACGAGGCTCGAGCCCATCATCGAAGATGCCGGTGACCACGAGCTGAAGAAGTCCAGCAAGCGGACACTCCCCGCTGACTGTGGCGACTCCTTGGCCAAGAGAGGCAGT TGCTCCCCGTGGCCAGACAACGCCTACGCCAGCACCAACCAGGCAGCTActccctccttcacctccacacCGCTGTCCACCTACACAACTTCCTCAGTGCTGGACag TGACTCGTCCTCTCCCAATCACCAGGCAGACCCTGGCAGCCATGGCAACTCTGAG TTGAGCCCCACTGCATCCATCCAGGACACACAGAAGTGGCTGCTGAAAAACCGATTCAGCTCCTACACGAGGCTCTTCTCTCACTTCTCAG GTTCTGATTTGTTGAAGCTAACCCGGGACGACCTGGTCCAGATTTGTGGTCCAGCAGATGGGATCAGACTCTTTAATGCACTCAAATCCAG gtctgtgCGTCCCAGGTTGACTGTGTACGTCTGTCAGGAGTCTCCTCAGGagagccccctgctggagagACAAGGCGCCAACGAAAACGGAGAACACAGCCTCTCTTCTAGTTTACATG TGTACCACGCTCTGTATCTAGAGGAGCTCACAGCCGCAGAGCTCATCCGCAAGATGGCGTGCGTGTGCAGCCTTCCACTGGGAAAAATCAACCAGGTGTACAGACAGGGTCCCACAGGTATACACATCCTGCTAAGCGACCAG aTGGTTTACAACTTGCCTGACGAGAGCTGTTTTTTGATCAGCACCGTCAAAG ATGAGTTGGGCGAAGGACTCCATCTAATCCTGAAGTAG
- the ubp1 gene encoding upstream-binding protein 1 isoform X1 has translation MVWVLKMDDATIESGLVHDFDASLSGIGQELGAGAYSMSDVLALPIFKQEDSSLPPENETKNPPFQYVLCAATSPAVKLHDETLTYLNQGQSYEVRMLDNRKPGELPELNNKMVKSIVRVVFHDRRLQYTEHQQLEGWKWNRPGDRLLDIDIPMSVGIVEPKTHPSQLNAAEFLWDLNKRTSVFVQVHCISTEFTPRKHGGEKGVPFRIQIDTFALGDGGEYTEHLHSASCQIKVFKPKGADRKQKTDREKMEKRTAQEKEKYQPSYDTTILSEQTRLEPIIEDAGDHELKKSSKRTLPADCGDSLAKRGSCSPWPDNAYASTNQAATPSFTSTPLSTYTTSSVLDSDSSSPNHQADPGSHGNSEQLSPTASIQDTQKWLLKNRFSSYTRLFSHFSGSDLLKLTRDDLVQICGPADGIRLFNALKSRSVRPRLTVYVCQESPQESPLLERQGANENGEHSLSSSLHVYHALYLEELTAAELIRKMACVCSLPLGKINQVYRQGPTGIHILLSDQMVYNLPDESCFLISTVKDELGEGLHLILK, from the exons ATGGTCTGGGTGCTAAAGATGGACGACGCCACCATCGAGTCGGGGCTGGTGCACGACTTCGATGCCAGCCTGTCCGGCATCGGACAGGAGCTGGGAGCAGGAGCCTACAGCATGAG tgATGTGCTGGCTCTGCCCATCTTCAAGCAGGAGGACTCCAGCCTTCCTCCGGAAAACGAGACCAAAAATCCCCCATTCCAGTATGTGCTGTGCGCCGCCACCTCGCCTGCTGTCAAGCTGCACGACGAGACACTCACATACCTAAATCAAG GCCAGTCTTATGAGGTGCGTATGTTGGACAACAGGAAGCCCGGGGAATTACCAGAACTCAACAACAAGATGGTGAAG AGCATCGTGCGAGTCGTGTTTCACGACCGCCGGCTGCAGTACACGgagcaccagcagctggagggctGGAAGTGGAATCGTCCGGGTGACCGTCTCCTTGACATCG ATATCCCAATGTCTGTGGGCATCGTGGAGCCCAAGACTCATCCCTCCCAGCTCAACGCAGCGGAGTTTCTGTGGGACCTGAATAAAAGAacgtctgtgtttgtgcag GTGCATTGCATCAGCACGGAGTTCACTCCCAGAAAGCACGGCGGGGAGAAGGGCGTCCCCTTCAGGATCCAGATCGACACCTTCGCCCTGGGAGACGGCGGCGAGTACACAGAGCACCTCCACTCCGCCTCCTGCCAAATCAAAGTCTTCAAG CCAAAAGGGGCCGACCGCAAGCAGAAGACGGACAGGGAGAAGATGGAGAAACGCACAGCTCAAGAGAAGGAAAAGTACCAACCTTCGTATGATACCACTATTTTGTCAGAG CAGACGAGGCTCGAGCCCATCATCGAAGATGCCGGTGACCACGAGCTGAAGAAGTCCAGCAAGCGGACACTCCCCGCTGACTGTGGCGACTCCTTGGCCAAGAGAGGCAGT TGCTCCCCGTGGCCAGACAACGCCTACGCCAGCACCAACCAGGCAGCTActccctccttcacctccacacCGCTGTCCACCTACACAACTTCCTCAGTGCTGGACag TGACTCGTCCTCTCCCAATCACCAGGCAGACCCTGGCAGCCATGGCAACTCTGAG CAGTTGAGCCCCACTGCATCCATCCAGGACACACAGAAGTGGCTGCTGAAAAACCGATTCAGCTCCTACACGAGGCTCTTCTCTCACTTCTCAG GTTCTGATTTGTTGAAGCTAACCCGGGACGACCTGGTCCAGATTTGTGGTCCAGCAGATGGGATCAGACTCTTTAATGCACTCAAATCCAG gtctgtgCGTCCCAGGTTGACTGTGTACGTCTGTCAGGAGTCTCCTCAGGagagccccctgctggagagACAAGGCGCCAACGAAAACGGAGAACACAGCCTCTCTTCTAGTTTACATG TGTACCACGCTCTGTATCTAGAGGAGCTCACAGCCGCAGAGCTCATCCGCAAGATGGCGTGCGTGTGCAGCCTTCCACTGGGAAAAATCAACCAGGTGTACAGACAGGGTCCCACAGGTATACACATCCTGCTAAGCGACCAG aTGGTTTACAACTTGCCTGACGAGAGCTGTTTTTTGATCAGCACCGTCAAAG ATGAGTTGGGCGAAGGACTCCATCTAATCCTGAAGTAG
- the ubp1 gene encoding upstream-binding protein 1 isoform X2 yields MVWVLKMDDATIESGLVHDFDASLSGIGQELGAGAYSMSDVLALPIFKQEDSSLPPENETKNPPFQYVLCAATSPAVKLHDETLTYLNQGQSYEVRMLDNRKPGELPELNNKMVKSIVRVVFHDRRLQYTEHQQLEGWKWNRPGDRLLDIDIPMSVGIVEPKTHPSQLNAAEFLWDLNKRTSVFVQVHCISTEFTPRKHGGEKGVPFRIQIDTFALGDGGEYTEHLHSASCQIKVFKPKGADRKQKTDREKMEKRTAQEKEKYQPSYDTTILSETRLEPIIEDAGDHELKKSSKRTLPADCGDSLAKRGSCSPWPDNAYASTNQAATPSFTSTPLSTYTTSSVLDSDSSSPNHQADPGSHGNSEQLSPTASIQDTQKWLLKNRFSSYTRLFSHFSGSDLLKLTRDDLVQICGPADGIRLFNALKSRSVRPRLTVYVCQESPQESPLLERQGANENGEHSLSSSLHVYHALYLEELTAAELIRKMACVCSLPLGKINQVYRQGPTGIHILLSDQMVYNLPDESCFLISTVKDELGEGLHLILK; encoded by the exons ATGGTCTGGGTGCTAAAGATGGACGACGCCACCATCGAGTCGGGGCTGGTGCACGACTTCGATGCCAGCCTGTCCGGCATCGGACAGGAGCTGGGAGCAGGAGCCTACAGCATGAG tgATGTGCTGGCTCTGCCCATCTTCAAGCAGGAGGACTCCAGCCTTCCTCCGGAAAACGAGACCAAAAATCCCCCATTCCAGTATGTGCTGTGCGCCGCCACCTCGCCTGCTGTCAAGCTGCACGACGAGACACTCACATACCTAAATCAAG GCCAGTCTTATGAGGTGCGTATGTTGGACAACAGGAAGCCCGGGGAATTACCAGAACTCAACAACAAGATGGTGAAG AGCATCGTGCGAGTCGTGTTTCACGACCGCCGGCTGCAGTACACGgagcaccagcagctggagggctGGAAGTGGAATCGTCCGGGTGACCGTCTCCTTGACATCG ATATCCCAATGTCTGTGGGCATCGTGGAGCCCAAGACTCATCCCTCCCAGCTCAACGCAGCGGAGTTTCTGTGGGACCTGAATAAAAGAacgtctgtgtttgtgcag GTGCATTGCATCAGCACGGAGTTCACTCCCAGAAAGCACGGCGGGGAGAAGGGCGTCCCCTTCAGGATCCAGATCGACACCTTCGCCCTGGGAGACGGCGGCGAGTACACAGAGCACCTCCACTCCGCCTCCTGCCAAATCAAAGTCTTCAAG CCAAAAGGGGCCGACCGCAAGCAGAAGACGGACAGGGAGAAGATGGAGAAACGCACAGCTCAAGAGAAGGAAAAGTACCAACCTTCGTATGATACCACTATTTTGTCAGAG ACGAGGCTCGAGCCCATCATCGAAGATGCCGGTGACCACGAGCTGAAGAAGTCCAGCAAGCGGACACTCCCCGCTGACTGTGGCGACTCCTTGGCCAAGAGAGGCAGT TGCTCCCCGTGGCCAGACAACGCCTACGCCAGCACCAACCAGGCAGCTActccctccttcacctccacacCGCTGTCCACCTACACAACTTCCTCAGTGCTGGACag TGACTCGTCCTCTCCCAATCACCAGGCAGACCCTGGCAGCCATGGCAACTCTGAG CAGTTGAGCCCCACTGCATCCATCCAGGACACACAGAAGTGGCTGCTGAAAAACCGATTCAGCTCCTACACGAGGCTCTTCTCTCACTTCTCAG GTTCTGATTTGTTGAAGCTAACCCGGGACGACCTGGTCCAGATTTGTGGTCCAGCAGATGGGATCAGACTCTTTAATGCACTCAAATCCAG gtctgtgCGTCCCAGGTTGACTGTGTACGTCTGTCAGGAGTCTCCTCAGGagagccccctgctggagagACAAGGCGCCAACGAAAACGGAGAACACAGCCTCTCTTCTAGTTTACATG TGTACCACGCTCTGTATCTAGAGGAGCTCACAGCCGCAGAGCTCATCCGCAAGATGGCGTGCGTGTGCAGCCTTCCACTGGGAAAAATCAACCAGGTGTACAGACAGGGTCCCACAGGTATACACATCCTGCTAAGCGACCAG aTGGTTTACAACTTGCCTGACGAGAGCTGTTTTTTGATCAGCACCGTCAAAG ATGAGTTGGGCGAAGGACTCCATCTAATCCTGAAGTAG